The genomic segment CGGAAGCGGCAGCAGCCAACCATCCCTTTCGTCTCTGGCTGGATCTCTATGCAGATGCCTCGGTGCAGGAGATGGCCCGGCAGTGGATACAGTGCTTGAACAGGTGGGCGGCAACTGCCAAACGGTCTGCAGAAGAACAGGCCTTAGAGGCATTTGCTGTCAGTATGCAGTGCGAGGTGGATTTTTGGGAGCAGGCCTGGGGGGCCTGAGTAGCTATCCCTCAGGGGCAAGAGCCCTAGGGTTTGCCGGTGGAAACCTATGGCGAGGACTGGAAGATGCGCATTGCTCATGCTAAAATTCTCACCATCAATCCCGACGTACTGCTCTAAACCTTGTCGAAGTATCGCTTTCCAGAAACTTGATCGCAACCCTACCTGCTTGCCTCCTCGCGGAGGCTTAGTTTGTCGTAAGTCAACTGCCTGTAGCGATACATTGCCGTTTCAGCCAGTGACCCTCTGGTGGTATCCTGTGCTTTCCTGCCACTCTTTCAACACACCTTTTCGCAGTGCTCTTACAGCGTCATTTCTCGGGTGGCTTCCTCCCACATTCCAGCATTCTTCCGTGGAGGACGACGACCGATCCTTTTCTCTTGGCAATGTCATAGCAAGCTTTCGTGTCCTGCTCCATCACCCAATATCTGCTTAATATGAAGAGGATTTAATAACGGCCCTAAGAATTTGGAATCATGGCCCCACTCCATCGAAATTTTACCACTTAGGCGATCAGTTTCTGTATCGATAGCAGGATGGAGTTTGCGCCAAGTTCTACGTTTACCTGCACCATGCTTTCCTATACTCCATTCTCCTTTTTCGTGCTTACACCCAATCGAAGCGGACAAGGTAATTGACATCTCATACTCTGTAATTGTTCTTTTTATCTCGACGATAATTTTGTCTTCTATCTCGTTGATATTTTTAAGCATAAAACACCTCCTCACCATTAAGAGAGATGGGTAAACGCAATTTGATATCTGCTCGATCTTGCCTGTCTTGTGGGCAGAGAAGGTAGATGCTTTTCATGAGAAAAGTGATATGAAGATTGATCAATCTTGAAAAGCCAACTCGTTTCCATCTCTACCTAAGAGTAAATACTTACTTTTATATTATAGAAATGGCCTATGCAAATTTTAATGGTTGTTAACTCTGTCTTTGCTAAAACTCAGTTAAGTGAAAAGGGGAGGGGTATACAAGATTGTTTTCAGTGACTTGACGTGTTCGGCAAAACCGAACACTTTGTCATGTTTTTCGTAATTTCTTTTTACTGAGGTAGGGGGTATATAAAAATCGTAGCAAAGAAAAATACCACGATTTCGCTAGCCGTATTTGGCATATCATCTCTATGAAGGGTAATATAATGAAAAATATATTCGCTAAAAAAATGAATGCTGTAGTTCAAGTAGCTGTTGGTCTTGCCCTTTTGAGTGTTGTTACCCTTGGGCCAGTTGAGGTAGCGCTACTTCTGGCCTAGGTCAGTTATAGAACAAGCAGGCTTTTAAACACTTTGTTCCACCTAGACGGTGTAAAATTTAAATCTTCGGATAAAGTCTTTTTAACTTTATCGGTGCAAAATTACCAATCAACTTTTGTTTGCTGACTATTTCGATCAATATGCTATACAGTGCCACACTATCTCTCATTTTTTCAATACAGGCAATGCAACCTACGAGACATTGTCACGTTAAAATGCTGAGCTCAATCTCTGCAATGTTTAACCAACTCCCGTGTTTTGGAGTGTGGTGGATTTCAAGCCAATCTGCCAATTTTTTGGTTAAATCAAGTGGAAAAGCTGTATATAATGAAGCATGGGCGTTCAGATTATCCATAACTACTTTTTTAGCGTCTGGATGGTTCTTCAAGCATTTCATGTATAAAATAAGCCCAGTTCGCACGAGTACGGCGCTCAGTATTTTTAACATGTCACATTTCCTGCAAAAGGTCATCGTCAAGCAACTCAGCGTGCCCCTGAAACTGCAGGAAGAAGCTTCTTCACCTCACGGCTCGGCTGAACACTTGACTCATTCATATAAAATAGCGGGAAATCAGCATGGTTTGAACAAGTATAAAGGTCTAAAACATCTTCCAGCGCTACCACAAAAACGGCATTCTTGTCAGGAGGAATTTTCCAGTATTTACTCAAATACGGCTTACGCCTTTAACACCTTACAAACTGTCATTACCGAGACACTTTCTATCATTTTAAGCTCAACCATTTTCCCGCCAATAGCTGCACAGTCCAACGCCCCCTACCCTCTGGGACTTCCGAACATGCAAATGCCAAAAGATGAGTTTCAAATTCTCCGCCAAATTTAATTTCCTTAGGTGGGGTTAGTCGTTTCTTACACTCATTAGTAACCGAAATTCCCTATTCAACAAACCGTTTTTTCAGATATTCCAGACTACGAGTTATTGTCCCAAGTGCCTATCCAACATTTAGCACTCAAGCAACAGTAGTACTCTTACATACAAGAGAGTTCGGGCAACTCTTCTCTCCCACATCGAAATAAATTCCAGATCTTTACGTTCTTTCCTGGTCAGCCTTACTCGACAAGGTAGTGCCACGTAAACATTACCTTTATTCTTAAAGCTCCTCCCTCTTTTCTAAGAAACATCATTCTAAATATAACAATAATTGCATAGAGTCTTAGCCCCAAAATAGTATTTGCAGGAGGAAATTATACGCTAAGACACCTTGGTCGCTACAGGCCGTTACAAGACATTACAAAAGGTTAAGCATAGACACCAATAATGCAAAAGCAACTCAGCAAACAATAGAAAAAAGAA from the Desulfotalea psychrophila LSv54 genome contains:
- a CDS encoding transposase — its product is MLKILSAVLVRTGLILYMKCLKNHPDAKKVVMDNLNAHASLYTAFPLDLTKKLADWLEIHHTPKHGSWLNIAEIELSILT